The Shewanella mangrovisoli genome has a window encoding:
- a CDS encoding S10 family peptidase has protein sequence MRALTEKQTPSRLIWASVLLPLLFTVSMVGHAEPAKKSDAKVDKLVPEVVTTKHRMTIQNQKISYQAISGETILEDDKGEPQASIFSITYLRDDVQDSSKRPVTFIFNGGPGSASLWLHMGLFGPKRVIVPGDAKDDGAAPYRIEANDYSLLDESDLVFIDPVDTGFSRALGEKKGADFWGVKEDAQSIAEFMRRWLIEHKRWNSPKYLAGESYGTTRAAALVDELQGGWTDISVNGVMLISSILDFSHARYQPGNNQPYIGFLPTMAATAFYHHKVSEADKALGLEAFVEQARQFAIKDYALALLQGSRLAQSDYQSVRKQLARFTGLSESYLDRVNLRVSASRYTKELLRDQDLTVGRLDSRYTGKDYDSGGDSTDNDPSGYGIDGAYTAAIHQYLYEDLGVKLSRPFNVLSTDVNRGWNWNISGKQMHYVNVAPYLGQAQRENKDLRIFVGNGYFDFATPFFATENTFADNGIDNSRVTMHYYKAGHMMYIEPASLAQLVQDIRAFYHPNAAK, from the coding sequence ATGCGAGCGCTAACAGAGAAGCAAACGCCCTCAAGGCTGATATGGGCAAGTGTGTTGCTGCCCTTGTTATTCACTGTGTCCATGGTCGGCCATGCCGAGCCAGCTAAAAAAAGCGATGCCAAAGTGGATAAGCTAGTGCCAGAGGTGGTGACCACTAAGCACAGAATGACGATTCAAAATCAGAAGATCAGTTATCAGGCCATCAGTGGTGAGACCATTTTAGAGGATGATAAGGGTGAGCCTCAGGCGAGCATCTTCTCTATTACGTATTTACGGGATGATGTGCAAGACAGCAGTAAACGCCCGGTCACGTTTATTTTTAACGGTGGCCCAGGTTCTGCCTCGCTGTGGCTGCACATGGGGCTCTTTGGACCAAAACGTGTGATTGTGCCAGGTGATGCTAAAGATGATGGGGCGGCGCCTTATCGGATTGAGGCCAACGATTACTCGTTACTCGATGAATCAGACTTAGTGTTTATCGACCCTGTGGACACGGGTTTTAGCCGCGCCCTCGGAGAGAAGAAAGGCGCCGATTTTTGGGGCGTGAAAGAAGATGCCCAATCCATCGCCGAGTTTATGCGCCGTTGGTTGATTGAACATAAGCGTTGGAATTCGCCCAAGTATCTGGCGGGGGAAAGCTATGGTACGACGCGAGCCGCGGCATTAGTGGATGAGCTCCAAGGCGGTTGGACCGATATCTCGGTCAATGGCGTGATGCTGATTTCATCGATTCTCGACTTTAGCCACGCTCGCTATCAACCGGGTAATAACCAACCCTACATTGGTTTTTTACCGACCATGGCGGCTACCGCGTTTTATCACCATAAAGTCAGCGAGGCCGACAAGGCCTTGGGGCTCGAAGCGTTTGTCGAACAGGCGCGTCAATTCGCAATCAAGGATTACGCCTTAGCTCTATTGCAGGGTAGCCGTTTGGCGCAAAGCGATTATCAGAGTGTACGCAAACAGTTGGCGCGTTTTACGGGCTTGAGTGAGTCTTATCTTGACCGAGTGAATTTACGGGTGAGTGCGAGTCGCTATACCAAGGAATTGCTCAGGGATCAGGATTTGACCGTTGGGCGATTAGACAGCCGCTACACCGGCAAAGATTACGACAGTGGCGGTGATTCGACCGATAATGACCCTTCGGGTTATGGTATCGATGGCGCTTATACGGCGGCTATCCATCAATATTTATATGAGGATTTAGGGGTTAAGTTATCGCGTCCCTTCAACGTGCTCTCCACCGATGTTAACCGTGGCTGGAACTGGAATATCAGCGGTAAGCAAATGCATTATGTGAATGTGGCGCCCTATTTAGGGCAGGCGCAGCGCGAGAATAAAGACCTACGCATTTTTGTCGGTAACGGTTATTTCGATTTTGCAACGCCCTTCTTCGCGACCGAAAACACCTTTGCCGATAATGGTATAGATAATAGCCGCGTCACTATGCATTACTACAAGGCAGGCCACATGATGTATATAGAGCCCGCATCGCTTGCGCAACTGGTGCAGGATATCCGCGCTTTTTATCATCCTAACGCGGCTAAATGA
- a CDS encoding thioredoxin family protein has protein sequence MGTITLISLVILALLVGAIGLLIWQRSKGKRIPLAVIFVLGFFAVGLGGIIGFVHKGEDYQAYQKLQWHTLAPEKIAPLVADGYTVFVDITSDWCSICQTNKAEVTHREQVVNALMADKVILMQGNWSEADSTIAGYMKHEGVPGTPYNKVYGPRAPNGIVLPSTLTIDAVLNGLAQAKAL, from the coding sequence ATGGGCACTATCACTCTTATCAGTCTGGTCATTCTCGCATTACTTGTGGGTGCAATTGGCCTGTTAATCTGGCAACGCAGCAAAGGTAAACGCATTCCACTGGCGGTAATTTTTGTGTTGGGATTTTTCGCCGTCGGCCTAGGCGGAATTATCGGTTTTGTACATAAAGGCGAAGATTATCAAGCCTATCAAAAGCTGCAGTGGCACACACTGGCACCTGAAAAAATCGCGCCGCTGGTCGCCGATGGCTACACAGTGTTTGTGGATATCACCTCTGATTGGTGCAGCATTTGCCAAACCAACAAGGCTGAAGTCACGCATAGGGAACAAGTGGTGAATGCACTGATGGCCGACAAGGTTATTTTGATGCAGGGAAATTGGAGCGAAGCCGATTCCACTATTGCGGGTTACATGAAGCATGAAGGCGTACCGGGCACACCTTACAATAAAGTCTATGGCCCAAGGGCGCCTAACGGCATAGTGCTGCCTTCAACACTCACCATAGATGCCGTGCTTAATGGCTTAGCGCAGGCGAAAGCACTGTAA
- a CDS encoding sigma-54 interaction domain-containing protein — protein MTSIEPAAMPLDKHFLPENQLLLNAVGEGIYGFDLNGNAVFINPAAERMTGWKNEELLGKNIHNCHHHSHADGSHYPQEDCPIYNTLKDGIAREITHDVFWRKDGSSFPVYYSSTPVYRDNKLIGVVAIFRDISIQKQTEQSLRQALAQVQALSEQLASENHYLQAELADKTGDVDISGSSAVIRHMIQQLHMVANTDSTVLICGENGTGKELVARNLHQLSRRKEKPMISVNCAAFSASLLESELFGHEKGAFTGATQQRKGRFELAHQGTLFLDEVAELSLEAQSKLLRVIQEQSFERLGGSETIKVDIRLVAASHHDLLKRVEQGLFRMDLYYRLNVFPIQVPPLRARLEDMPELVSHILHSLNRKLGKKLRGVSQKGLQKLMAYSWPGNVRELQNILEREAILSQTDILQIHAMPTHHLQTQTAASPLQTLAEVEAQHIEQTLKQLNWRISGPNGAANVLGVPPSTLRSRMKKLGITRQTPAEE, from the coding sequence ATGACATCAATAGAGCCCGCCGCAATGCCCTTGGATAAACATTTTCTGCCAGAGAACCAATTACTACTTAATGCCGTGGGTGAAGGCATTTATGGATTTGATTTAAATGGTAATGCTGTCTTTATCAATCCCGCCGCCGAGCGCATGACGGGCTGGAAAAATGAAGAGTTACTCGGCAAAAATATCCATAATTGCCATCATCATAGCCACGCGGATGGTAGTCATTATCCGCAGGAAGATTGCCCCATCTACAATACGTTAAAAGATGGCATAGCAAGGGAAATTACCCACGATGTGTTCTGGCGTAAGGATGGCAGCAGCTTTCCAGTGTATTACAGCTCTACGCCCGTCTATCGGGATAACAAGCTTATCGGCGTAGTCGCGATATTTCGCGACATCAGCATTCAGAAACAAACCGAGCAGTCGCTACGCCAAGCTTTGGCGCAGGTTCAGGCTCTGTCGGAGCAACTTGCCAGCGAAAATCACTATCTCCAAGCCGAGTTAGCCGATAAGACCGGCGATGTGGATATTTCGGGCAGTAGCGCGGTGATCCGCCATATGATCCAGCAACTGCATATGGTGGCCAATACCGATAGTACCGTGTTGATTTGTGGCGAGAATGGCACAGGCAAAGAACTGGTTGCCCGTAATTTACATCAACTGAGTCGCCGTAAAGAGAAACCCATGATCAGCGTTAACTGCGCGGCGTTTTCAGCCTCACTGCTAGAGAGTGAGTTGTTTGGTCATGAGAAAGGCGCCTTTACGGGTGCGACTCAGCAGCGCAAGGGCCGCTTCGAGCTCGCCCATCAAGGCACACTGTTTCTCGATGAGGTGGCCGAATTAAGTTTGGAGGCGCAATCTAAGTTACTGCGAGTGATCCAAGAGCAATCCTTTGAACGACTCGGCGGCAGTGAAACCATCAAGGTCGATATTCGCTTAGTCGCCGCCAGCCACCATGATTTACTCAAGCGCGTTGAACAGGGCTTATTCAGAATGGATCTCTATTACCGCTTGAATGTCTTCCCAATTCAAGTGCCGCCGCTGAGGGCAAGGCTTGAAGATATGCCCGAGCTTGTCAGCCACATTTTGCATTCCCTAAACCGCAAACTCGGTAAGAAACTGCGCGGCGTAAGCCAAAAAGGTCTGCAAAAACTGATGGCCTACAGCTGGCCTGGCAATGTGCGCGAATTACAGAATATCCTCGAACGGGAGGCCATTTTATCCCAAACGGATATTTTACAAATCCATGCCATGCCTACGCATCATCTGCAGACTCAAACCGCGGCTTCACCATTACAAACCTTGGCCGAGGTGGAAGCACAGCATATAGAGCAAACATTAAAGCAGCTCAATTGGCGTATTTCAGGCCCCAATGGGGCGGCCAATGTGCTCGGAGTTCCGCCAAGTACACTCAGATCGCGAATGAAGAAACTCGGGATTACACGCCAAACCCCTGCGGAAGAATAG
- the ccoG gene encoding cytochrome c oxidase accessory protein CcoG: protein MPKSDTLQSENAKRPSAEQFIPVKNIQADDKPAHKSSGQIHFREQKGYFQRLRTTMNSLLVLLFFALPFISFDGRQAILLDVSQQQFFFFGLTLWPQDFTLLAWVFIAAAFGLFFITVFWGRVWCGYLCPQTAWTFMFVWLESRIEGNSNKRKLLDKAPWSANKLGKRSLKHGLWGLAALITGCGFIGYFIPARELYLDIFTGNAGFWTTCWVWFFAICTYLNAGWMREQMCLHCCPYARFQAVMFDANTKTVTYDVARGEARGPRKRKQQTELGDCVDCNLCVEVCPTGIDIRQGLQYECINCGACVDACNETMQKFDYKQNLISYVSENELKGVTHSNWRSPRFLGYGAAVVIMLVVIGLDLSSRSEIQLNVIRDRQSLYRETADNKVENTYQLKIRNKTQQTKQYQLAVNSEMPFSLIADAVITLAPGEQSDYPVTVLADKDAIPAGRKIIEFSVTDVNKPEQSVSQETGFFSP from the coding sequence ATGCCCAAGAGTGACACCCTACAGAGTGAGAACGCCAAACGCCCCTCTGCCGAGCAATTTATCCCCGTAAAAAATATCCAGGCGGACGATAAGCCTGCACATAAAAGCAGTGGCCAGATTCATTTCCGTGAACAGAAGGGCTATTTTCAACGCCTGAGAACCACAATGAATAGCCTATTAGTATTGCTGTTTTTTGCCCTGCCCTTTATTTCCTTTGATGGTCGGCAAGCAATATTGTTGGATGTGAGTCAGCAACAGTTCTTCTTTTTTGGCCTCACGCTCTGGCCACAGGATTTCACCTTGCTCGCTTGGGTGTTTATTGCCGCCGCCTTTGGATTGTTTTTCATCACAGTGTTTTGGGGCCGCGTCTGGTGTGGCTATCTTTGCCCGCAAACCGCGTGGACTTTTATGTTTGTCTGGCTCGAAAGCCGGATTGAGGGCAACAGCAACAAACGTAAATTGCTCGATAAGGCGCCTTGGTCAGCCAATAAACTCGGTAAAAGAAGCCTCAAACACGGTCTGTGGGGATTAGCCGCCTTAATTACTGGCTGTGGATTTATCGGTTATTTCATCCCTGCCCGCGAACTCTACTTAGATATTTTTACCGGCAACGCCGGCTTTTGGACAACCTGCTGGGTATGGTTTTTCGCCATTTGTACTTACTTAAATGCAGGCTGGATGCGCGAGCAAATGTGCTTACACTGCTGCCCCTATGCGCGTTTTCAGGCAGTTATGTTCGATGCCAACACTAAAACCGTGACCTATGATGTCGCACGCGGCGAAGCGCGCGGTCCACGTAAGCGCAAACAGCAGACTGAACTCGGTGATTGTGTTGACTGTAACTTATGTGTCGAAGTCTGCCCGACGGGGATTGATATTCGCCAAGGCCTCCAATACGAGTGCATTAACTGCGGCGCCTGTGTCGATGCCTGTAATGAAACCATGCAAAAATTCGACTACAAACAAAACCTAATTAGCTATGTCAGCGAGAATGAATTAAAGGGCGTCACCCATTCCAACTGGCGCTCGCCACGCTTTTTAGGCTACGGCGCCGCCGTTGTCATTATGTTGGTTGTGATAGGTTTAGATCTTTCTAGTCGCAGTGAGATTCAGCTTAACGTTATTCGCGACAGACAGAGCCTGTACCGCGAAACCGCCGATAACAAAGTTGAAAATACCTACCAACTGAAGATCCGTAACAAGACTCAGCAAACCAAGCAATATCAACTCGCGGTCAACAGCGAAATGCCCTTCAGCTTAATTGCCGACGCAGTCATTACCCTCGCTCCGGGCGAGCAATCGGATTATCCCGTGACAGTATTAGCCGATAAGGATGCGATCCCTGCGGGGCGCAAAATTATCGAATTTTCGGTAACGGATGTGAACAAACCTGAACAAAGCGTTAGCCAAGAAACCGGCTTCTTTAGCCCTTAG
- a CDS encoding ParD-like family protein, whose amino-acid sequence MGIVKISEELHDELRKASSVMSRSINSQAEFWIRIGMLAELHPQLSFNQLVADLMKSADVNLANVTQVKEMADE is encoded by the coding sequence ATGGGCATAGTTAAAATTTCCGAAGAGCTGCATGATGAACTGAGAAAAGCCAGTTCGGTCATGTCACGTTCAATCAACTCACAAGCGGAATTCTGGATAAGGATCGGGATGCTGGCAGAGTTGCATCCACAGCTCTCCTTTAATCAGTTAGTCGCCGACTTAATGAAATCTGCGGACGTGAACCTAGCCAATGTGACCCAAGTAAAGGAAATGGCCGATGAATAA
- the map gene encoding type I methionyl aminopeptidase yields the protein MNNQVKIKSAEEIALMRRAGQLLAQVFQMLDTYVRPGITTMDINDTVEAFIVNELKSRPASKGQYGYQYVLNSSINEVVCHGVPSVNEVIKSTDIINLDITLEKDGYITDSSKMYVMPQAPAPAKKLADVTYLAMWQGIKQVKPGATLGDIGHAIHQYAQSFGYSIVRDYCGHGIGQEMHEEPQVLHYGKPNQGLKLKAGMVFTIEPMVNQGTEKIKLKKDGWTVVTRDKKLSAQSEHTILVTSTGYEVLTLRHDEQSPR from the coding sequence ATGAATAATCAGGTGAAGATAAAATCTGCCGAAGAAATTGCACTGATGCGCCGTGCGGGGCAATTACTAGCTCAAGTATTTCAAATGCTTGATACCTATGTCCGCCCCGGCATTACCACCATGGACATCAACGATACGGTCGAAGCCTTTATCGTCAATGAGCTAAAATCGCGTCCCGCCAGTAAGGGTCAGTATGGCTATCAATATGTGCTGAATTCGTCCATTAACGAAGTGGTCTGCCATGGGGTGCCCTCAGTGAATGAGGTCATCAAAAGCACAGATATCATTAACTTAGATATTACCCTCGAGAAAGACGGCTATATTACCGACTCCAGTAAAATGTATGTGATGCCACAGGCACCCGCCCCAGCCAAGAAACTGGCCGATGTTACCTATCTTGCCATGTGGCAGGGGATCAAACAGGTAAAACCTGGGGCGACTCTAGGCGATATTGGCCATGCGATTCACCAATATGCCCAATCCTTTGGCTATAGCATTGTCAGAGATTACTGTGGCCATGGGATCGGTCAAGAAATGCATGAAGAGCCGCAAGTCCTTCACTATGGAAAGCCGAATCAAGGCCTTAAGCTCAAAGCGGGCATGGTGTTTACCATTGAGCCTATGGTGAATCAGGGCACTGAAAAGATAAAGCTCAAAAAAGATGGTTGGACGGTTGTTACCCGCGATAAAAAACTCTCGGCGCAATCGGAACATACGATACTTGTCACCTCTACGGGATACGAAGTGCTCACCCTACGCCACGATGAGCAATCTCCCCGCTAA
- a CDS encoding long-chain-fatty-acid--CoA ligase produces MAYDQESQLELGKYSSLIDLIERTSQRFGDKTAYACLGKTSSFNDIERDSRYFAAYLQNNTNLKPGDRIAIQLPNITQFVIAAYGALRAGLILVNTNPLYTERELIHQFNDSGAKALVVLSDLLPTLAKVVATTPIELVISTHPLDLIDPQVQPKTGLKNVEFCQVLKQGAELPFSRFVPAVNDLAALQYTGGTTGLSKGAMLTHGNMLANAAQVKSRIGSVISDGEDIFVAPLPIYHIYAFMVNLVLYFECGGCSVLIPNPRDIGGLIKTLAKYPFTGFAGLNTLFVALCHQPEFKALDFSHLKITISGGTALTAAAANIWQQTTGNTISEGYGLSETSPVISLNAPGYQKIGTIGKPVLVTEVKLLDENGNEVAQGEAGELAARGPQVMRGYWNNPQETANVMTADGFFKTGDIAILNEEGFHQIVDRKKDMIIVSGFNVYPNEVENVLASHPNIIECAVVGVKDEHSGEAVKAFVVLKDDSQDHEQMKTAILNFCREQLTAYKLPKLIEFMPQLPKSTVGKILRRELKHQA; encoded by the coding sequence ATGGCATACGATCAAGAGTCACAACTCGAACTTGGCAAATACTCATCACTCATAGACTTAATCGAACGCACTAGCCAACGCTTTGGTGATAAAACGGCATATGCTTGTTTGGGGAAAACCAGCAGCTTCAATGATATAGAACGCGATTCACGCTATTTTGCCGCCTATTTGCAGAATAACACTAACCTAAAACCAGGCGATCGAATCGCGATTCAATTACCCAATATTACCCAGTTCGTTATCGCGGCCTATGGTGCGCTGCGGGCGGGACTTATTCTAGTTAACACTAACCCGCTCTACACCGAAAGAGAGCTTATTCATCAGTTTAATGACTCGGGTGCTAAGGCCTTAGTGGTGCTGTCGGATCTATTGCCAACCCTTGCTAAAGTGGTTGCGACCACACCAATTGAATTGGTGATTTCCACTCACCCGTTAGATCTTATTGATCCACAAGTACAGCCCAAAACGGGGCTTAAAAATGTCGAATTCTGCCAAGTGCTAAAACAAGGGGCCGAGCTGCCCTTTAGCCGTTTTGTTCCCGCAGTAAATGATTTAGCGGCGCTGCAATATACAGGTGGCACAACAGGACTCTCCAAGGGTGCCATGCTGACCCACGGTAATATGCTCGCCAATGCGGCGCAGGTAAAATCTCGTATTGGCAGCGTTATCAGCGATGGGGAAGATATTTTTGTCGCGCCACTGCCGATTTACCATATCTACGCCTTTATGGTGAACTTAGTACTGTATTTTGAATGTGGTGGTTGCTCGGTATTAATCCCCAATCCCCGTGATATTGGTGGCTTAATCAAGACGCTGGCGAAATACCCTTTTACCGGCTTTGCAGGGCTTAACACCCTCTTTGTCGCCTTGTGTCATCAACCTGAATTTAAGGCGCTGGATTTCAGTCATTTAAAAATCACTATTTCGGGTGGTACGGCACTCACCGCTGCCGCTGCCAATATCTGGCAGCAAACCACGGGCAATACCATCAGTGAAGGTTACGGGTTATCCGAAACCTCACCGGTAATTTCACTCAATGCCCCCGGATATCAGAAGATTGGCACTATCGGTAAGCCCGTTCTCGTCACTGAGGTCAAACTGTTAGACGAAAACGGCAATGAAGTCGCGCAAGGGGAAGCGGGTGAACTCGCCGCCCGTGGGCCACAAGTGATGCGAGGTTATTGGAATAATCCCCAAGAAACGGCCAATGTGATGACTGCCGATGGTTTCTTTAAAACCGGGGATATTGCGATTTTGAACGAGGAAGGATTCCACCAAATCGTTGACCGCAAAAAGGATATGATTATTGTCTCCGGCTTTAACGTCTATCCGAATGAGGTCGAAAACGTGCTCGCCAGCCATCCAAATATCATTGAATGTGCCGTGGTTGGCGTAAAGGATGAACACTCAGGAGAAGCGGTCAAAGCCTTTGTTGTGCTAAAAGATGACAGCCAAGATCATGAGCAGATGAAAACCGCTATTCTTAACTTCTGCCGCGAGCAACTCACGGCCTACAAGCTACCCAAGTTGATTGAATTTATGCCGCAGCTACCTAAAAGTACCGTGGGTAAAATTCTGCGCAGAGAACTGAAACATCAGGCTTAA
- a CDS encoding ABC transporter ATP-binding protein/permease, whose amino-acid sequence MPHNAANTSIRQRAVLPWIWQFLKPYRLRVVAAIVFLLIGSLAWLSLGQGVRLMVDEGFIKDNAQRLNEIILLVLLITAVSGTAVFCRFYLMTWLGERVSADIRLTVYNQLLKLSPAFYAKVRTGEVISRFTADSTLLQTVVGSSLSMALRSGVTVIGGLAMMGITSVKMTLLVLLAVTLVLGPVGFFGRKVRTLARESQDRVADLGAYVDETLHEIHTVQAYGHEDKDRSLFNGRVEDVMTAASGRIRYRAMLISSVMFLSIAAIASVTWVGAHDVMSGKMTGGELSAFMFYAVMVAGAVATISEVVGEIQRASGAAERLIELAETEVDIPAPLVPKKLPAKVRGELQLQQLNFHYPEQTQLVLSDLELTITAGERVALVGSSGAGKSTLFQLLQRFYVPSSGSIHLDGIDIAELSPKDLRAQFALVPQDSVIFATSVLENVRYGRVDASEQEVIDACIAARAHEFISEFSEGYQTYLGERGVRLSGGQKQRIAIARAILADRPILLLDEATSALDALSEQKVKQALDELMTGKTTLIIAHRLATVINADRIIVFDKGRIVASGKHQTLIQTNALYREFASLQLLTDEVSVLSE is encoded by the coding sequence ATGCCTCACAACGCTGCTAATACCTCGATTCGCCAACGGGCGGTATTGCCCTGGATTTGGCAATTTCTTAAGCCCTATCGCCTGCGGGTGGTCGCGGCGATTGTATTTCTTTTGATTGGCTCCTTGGCCTGGCTATCCCTCGGGCAGGGCGTGCGGCTGATGGTGGACGAAGGTTTTATTAAGGATAACGCCCAGCGTCTCAATGAAATTATTCTGTTGGTACTGCTGATCACCGCCGTGAGTGGCACTGCGGTGTTTTGTCGTTTTTATTTGATGACTTGGCTCGGCGAGCGGGTCAGCGCCGATATAAGGCTGACGGTTTACAATCAACTGCTGAAGTTGTCTCCAGCCTTCTATGCCAAGGTGCGTACCGGTGAGGTGATTTCGCGCTTTACCGCCGACTCGACTCTGCTGCAAACCGTGGTCGGCTCGAGTCTCTCGATGGCGCTGCGCTCCGGCGTGACAGTGATCGGTGGGCTGGCGATGATGGGGATCACCAGCGTGAAGATGACGCTGCTGGTGCTACTGGCCGTGACTTTGGTGCTCGGGCCTGTCGGTTTCTTTGGCCGAAAAGTGCGAACCTTAGCGCGGGAGAGTCAAGATAGGGTGGCGGATTTGGGGGCCTATGTGGATGAAACCTTACATGAAATCCACACAGTGCAAGCCTATGGTCATGAGGATAAGGACCGCAGTTTGTTCAATGGCCGTGTCGAAGATGTGATGACCGCCGCCAGTGGTCGCATTCGTTACCGCGCCATGTTGATTTCCTCCGTGATGTTTTTAAGTATTGCCGCCATTGCATCGGTGACTTGGGTCGGCGCCCACGATGTGATGTCGGGTAAGATGACGGGCGGCGAACTCTCGGCCTTTATGTTTTATGCCGTGATGGTGGCAGGTGCCGTCGCCACCATTAGTGAAGTCGTGGGTGAGATCCAACGCGCCTCGGGCGCCGCCGAACGCTTAATCGAACTGGCCGAAACTGAAGTCGATATTCCAGCGCCGCTGGTGCCTAAAAAACTGCCTGCGAAAGTGCGTGGCGAGCTGCAACTGCAACAGCTGAATTTCCATTATCCCGAGCAAACTCAGTTAGTGCTCAGCGACTTAGAACTGACGATAACCGCGGGCGAGCGGGTGGCCTTGGTCGGGTCAAGTGGAGCCGGCAAGAGTACCTTATTTCAGTTATTGCAGCGGTTTTATGTGCCGTCATCTGGCAGCATTCATTTGGATGGGATTGATATTGCTGAGCTTTCGCCAAAGGATTTGCGGGCGCAATTTGCGCTTGTGCCGCAGGACTCAGTGATTTTTGCCACCAGTGTATTGGAGAACGTGCGCTATGGCCGCGTCGATGCCAGCGAGCAGGAGGTGATAGATGCCTGTATCGCAGCCCGTGCCCATGAGTTTATCAGTGAGTTTAGTGAAGGTTATCAAACCTATTTGGGTGAGCGCGGCGTGCGCTTATCCGGTGGTCAAAAGCAACGTATTGCCATTGCGAGGGCCATTTTAGCCGACAGGCCTATCTTGCTGCTCGATGAGGCGACCAGCGCGCTCGATGCCTTAAGCGAGCAAAAAGTGAAGCAGGCACTCGATGAATTGATGACGGGAAAAACCACGCTTATCATCGCCCATCGCCTCGCCACTGTGATCAATGCGGACCGAATTATCGTGTTCGATAAAGGGCGTATCGTCGCCAGTGGTAAGCATCAAACTCTTATACAAACCAATGCTCTATATCGTGAGTTTGCCAGTTTGCAGCTACTCACGGATGAAGTGAGTGTGCTGAGCGAGTAA
- the hutZ gene encoding heme utilization protein HutZ — protein sequence MKPEISEQEQRLRDKLLPEIEAFKQQRHTLQLATVDADGQPNASYAPFALADDGFYILVSDLARHGHNLKQSTKVSVMLVEDEAEAKSVFARKRLTFDAIAQAVERDTPSFSKGVSLLSKRFGDMSDNLAALMDFNLYKLAPHQGLYVKGFGQAFSLTGSELLDVNWKRDGHHGTPKAPEDMQVA from the coding sequence ATGAAGCCTGAAATCTCCGAGCAAGAACAACGTTTAAGGGACAAACTGTTACCCGAAATTGAGGCCTTTAAACAGCAGCGCCATACTTTGCAACTCGCTACAGTGGATGCGGATGGGCAACCCAATGCCAGTTACGCGCCATTTGCCTTAGCTGACGATGGTTTTTACATACTAGTGAGTGACTTAGCTCGCCACGGCCACAACCTTAAACAGTCGACCAAAGTGTCTGTGATGCTGGTGGAGGATGAAGCCGAAGCTAAGTCGGTATTCGCCCGTAAACGCCTCACTTTCGATGCAATCGCTCAAGCGGTTGAGCGCGATACGCCCTCGTTTAGCAAAGGAGTCAGCCTGTTATCAAAACGCTTTGGCGACATGTCCGATAACCTCGCGGCACTGATGGACTTTAATCTGTATAAGTTAGCGCCCCATCAGGGATTGTATGTGAAAGGTTTTGGCCAAGCTTTTAGTCTGACGGGCAGTGAATTACTCGATGTTAACTGGAAGCGAGATGGTCACCATGGCACGCCTAAAGCGCCCGAAGATATGCAAGTAGCTTAA
- the hutX gene encoding heme utilization cystosolic carrier protein HutX, producing MTLTIDTEIAHSSHHIDADSQSMLRQRFVSQPDLMPAQLASELGIAELDVVAALPQAQRVFLPLTQIDELLQSLPEWGPLTTIVMLSGSVFEFKGDFPQGKFAHGYYNLYSKGDGLHGHLKLDNMRAIALVSRPFRGSESHSINFFGPQGEVVFKVYLGRDKQRVLFPEQVRRFKTLAGTFATQ from the coding sequence ATGACACTGACAATCGACACTGAAATCGCTCACTCGAGCCATCACATAGATGCCGACTCGCAGTCAATGTTAAGGCAGCGTTTTGTCAGCCAGCCCGATTTAATGCCTGCACAACTGGCGAGTGAATTAGGGATTGCCGAGCTTGATGTGGTCGCAGCACTGCCGCAAGCGCAGCGAGTGTTTCTACCTCTAACACAAATCGACGAGCTGCTGCAGAGCTTACCCGAGTGGGGACCTCTGACCACGATAGTGATGCTCTCGGGCAGTGTGTTTGAATTTAAAGGTGATTTTCCTCAAGGGAAATTTGCCCATGGTTACTACAACCTCTACAGCAAAGGCGATGGCCTTCATGGCCATCTCAAGCTGGATAACATGCGAGCGATCGCGTTAGTTAGCAGACCATTTAGGGGCAGCGAGAGCCATTCGATTAACTTTTTTGGCCCTCAAGGCGAAGTGGTATTCAAAGTTTATTTAGGACGAGACAAGCAAAGAGTGCTTTTTCCTGAGCAAGTTCGCCGTTTTAAAACGCTAGCGGGCACCTTTGCTACTCAATAG